A DNA window from Sphingopyxis macrogoltabida contains the following coding sequences:
- a CDS encoding hyaluronate lyase N-terminal domain-containing protein — protein MAIVKFRIRRDTAANWTTNNPTLALGEPGLETDTRKVKYGDGATVWTSLDYSAAGEVDWTDIASKPVSLIAIAALTPAADRFPYYTSGSVAALGTITAFARTILDDADAATARGTLGLVIGTNVQAYSSKLAAIAAATPIADGAHVAGGITITTVGGIITAIA, from the coding sequence ATGGCTATCGTCAAGTTCCGCATCCGACGCGACACAGCCGCGAACTGGACGACCAACAACCCGACCCTCGCCCTCGGTGAGCCTGGCCTTGAGACCGACACGCGAAAGGTTAAATATGGCGACGGCGCGACGGTATGGACCAGCCTCGACTATTCGGCGGCCGGGGAAGTCGATTGGACGGACATCGCCAGCAAACCTGTTAGCCTGATCGCTATCGCTGCCCTGACTCCGGCGGCCGACCGGTTCCCCTATTACACATCGGGCAGCGTGGCAGCGCTCGGTACGATCACGGCTTTTGCGCGCACCATCCTTGACGACGCCGATGCGGCGACGGCGCGCGGGACGCTGGGGCTGGTGATCGGAACCAACGTCCAAGCCTATAGCTCAAAGCTCGCCGCCATCGCCGCGGCAACCCCGATTGCCGACGGCGCGCATGTCGCTGGGGGCATCACGATCACCACTGTCGGCGGGATCATCACCGCCATAGCCTGA
- a CDS encoding glycoside hydrolase family 19 protein yields MTPIQMLDMARLAAAKVLVPTPKPVVIQPRPEPRIAQDLSFAQRQIDIDFLCLAFPQNKRANLLQWVKPTQDACYRWGIDTFREVASFLANISVESMGLTRLEENLNYSARRMAEVWPGRYAIGGKAANGPNALAHSLAHNPEKLANNVYANRMGNGPPASGDGWRHRGFGPKQTTGKKNQQAFADAAGIPLADVPAYIRTPEGGMMSAGYYWKANNLDAKAATPGWKDDRIAVNGGTIGLAAVEAIADDLIEELLRREAMA; encoded by the coding sequence ATGACCCCGATCCAGATGCTCGACATGGCCCGTCTCGCGGCGGCGAAGGTGCTGGTCCCAACCCCGAAGCCCGTCGTTATCCAGCCCCGCCCGGAACCGCGGATCGCGCAAGACCTGTCGTTTGCGCAGCGCCAGATCGATATCGACTTCCTCTGCCTCGCTTTCCCGCAGAACAAGCGAGCGAACCTCCTCCAGTGGGTGAAGCCGACGCAGGACGCCTGCTATCGCTGGGGAATCGACACCTTCCGCGAGGTCGCGAGCTTCCTTGCAAATATCAGCGTCGAGAGCATGGGCCTGACCCGCCTAGAAGAGAACCTGAACTATTCAGCGCGCCGCATGGCCGAAGTCTGGCCGGGGCGCTATGCGATCGGCGGCAAGGCGGCGAACGGGCCGAACGCGCTCGCGCACAGCCTCGCGCACAACCCTGAAAAACTGGCGAACAATGTCTATGCGAACCGCATGGGCAACGGGCCGCCGGCGTCTGGCGATGGATGGCGTCATCGCGGCTTCGGGCCAAAGCAGACGACGGGGAAGAAAAACCAGCAGGCGTTCGCCGACGCGGCGGGCATTCCGCTCGCCGACGTGCCTGCCTACATTCGCACGCCCGAGGGCGGGATGATGTCGGCAGGCTATTACTGGAAGGCCAACAATCTGGACGCCAAGGCGGCGACGCCCGGGTGGAAGGATGATCGGATCGCCGTCAACGGTGGCACCATCGGCCTCGCCGCTGTGGAAGCGATCGCAGACGACCTGATCGAAGAGTTGCTGCGGCGGGAGGCTATGGCATGA
- a CDS encoding HIRAN domain-containing protein: MPSQITLPIVGVQFPNARGVSRRFAVDLQRPGDPVELRREPKNPADPNAIAVHTAEGVQMGYVPAERAPFIGMMMTRGEVTAIFQGADDFGAFIRIGFDEAPVLPEPAAGERDEPGQRGARAAPEPGKRGAGDEWWPDEEGPEFGA; the protein is encoded by the coding sequence ATGCCGTCGCAAATCACCCTACCGATCGTCGGCGTCCAATTCCCGAACGCGCGCGGCGTGAGCCGCCGCTTCGCCGTCGACCTGCAGCGGCCGGGCGATCCGGTCGAACTGCGCCGCGAGCCGAAGAACCCGGCCGACCCGAACGCTATCGCGGTCCACACGGCCGAGGGCGTGCAGATGGGCTATGTCCCGGCCGAGCGCGCGCCGTTCATTGGCATGATGATGACGCGCGGCGAAGTGACGGCGATCTTTCAGGGGGCCGACGACTTCGGCGCCTTCATTCGGATCGGCTTCGACGAGGCGCCGGTGCTGCCCGAGCCCGCCGCTGGCGAACGCGATGAGCCGGGCCAGCGCGGCGCGCGCGCGGCGCCAGAGCCGGGGAAGCGCGGCGCTGGCGACGAGTGGTGGCCAGACGAGGAAGGGCCTGAGTTTGGCGCGTGA
- a CDS encoding tyrosine-type recombinase/integrase produces MLTDVQAKKAKGADKPYKLSDSGGLFLLVSTTGNRSWRLKYRFGGKEKLLTFGAYPEVSLVRARELREAAKATLREGRDPGVEKKQAAAARTLASSNTFEACAREWYALNKPRWGDWHAKNVITSLEADLFPVIGSLPIKDVNEAVLLDALRKVENRGAIETAHRLRQRASGVFAFAAAGGLRTGDPAEVVKSLLKPKPKAGKQPALTDLAECKQLIYDMEWERGSPITKLANRMIALTAVRSAVQRHARWTEFEGLDGDEPIWRIPPATMKLALKLKDDVTYEHIVPLSRQAVEVIEAMRTLTGHLPFVFPNERHGHRPMSDNTVRGMMIRVQEGKYNHRHCPHGWRSAFSTIMNEWRRKNKTPDDREVINLMLAHVSEDKVEGAYNRAAHMERRRELAQIWADMLLEDIQPAGDVLEGLRN; encoded by the coding sequence GTGCTCACCGATGTTCAGGCGAAGAAGGCCAAGGGCGCCGACAAGCCCTATAAGCTGTCCGACTCAGGCGGGCTGTTCCTGCTGGTGTCGACGACGGGCAACCGGTCGTGGCGTCTGAAATATCGTTTCGGCGGCAAGGAGAAGCTGCTGACCTTCGGCGCCTATCCCGAGGTGTCGCTCGTCCGCGCGCGCGAGCTGCGCGAGGCAGCGAAGGCGACGCTGCGCGAGGGCCGCGACCCCGGCGTTGAGAAGAAGCAGGCCGCCGCCGCGCGAACGCTAGCGTCGTCCAATACCTTCGAGGCGTGCGCTCGGGAATGGTACGCGCTCAACAAGCCTCGCTGGGGCGACTGGCACGCGAAAAACGTCATCACCAGTTTGGAGGCCGACCTGTTCCCGGTCATCGGCTCGCTTCCGATCAAGGATGTCAACGAAGCGGTCCTGCTCGATGCGCTCCGCAAGGTGGAGAACCGCGGCGCGATCGAGACGGCGCACCGCCTGCGCCAGCGCGCGAGCGGCGTCTTCGCCTTCGCGGCGGCCGGCGGCCTCCGCACCGGCGATCCGGCCGAGGTCGTGAAATCGCTCCTCAAGCCCAAGCCGAAGGCGGGAAAGCAACCGGCCCTTACCGACCTGGCTGAATGCAAGCAGCTCATCTATGACATGGAGTGGGAGCGGGGGAGCCCTATCACGAAGCTGGCCAACCGCATGATCGCGCTAACGGCGGTGCGCTCGGCCGTCCAGCGACACGCGCGCTGGACGGAGTTTGAGGGGCTGGACGGCGACGAGCCGATCTGGCGCATCCCGCCTGCGACGATGAAGCTCGCGCTCAAGCTGAAAGACGATGTCACCTATGAGCATATCGTCCCGCTGTCGCGACAGGCGGTCGAGGTCATCGAGGCGATGCGGACGCTGACGGGGCATCTGCCCTTCGTCTTCCCGAACGAGCGGCATGGGCACCGGCCGATGTCGGATAACACGGTGCGGGGGATGATGATCCGCGTGCAGGAGGGCAAGTACAATCATCGGCATTGTCCGCACGGCTGGCGCTCGGCCTTCTCGACGATCATGAACGAATGGCGCCGCAAGAATAAGACCCCCGACGATCGCGAGGTCATCAACCTCATGCTGGCGCACGTCTCAGAAGACAAGGTCGAGGGCGCCTATAATCGTGCCGCGCATATGGAACGGCGCCGCGAGCTGGCGCAAATATGGGCGGACATGCTGCTTGAGGATATTCAACCGGCCGGCGATGTGCTCGAAGGGCTGCGCAACTAG
- the rlmB gene encoding 23S rRNA (guanosine(2251)-2'-O)-methyltransferase RlmB — protein MRQFSRHRRPQGQSTRGQPIRFWGRHAVLAALANPERTVKRIWGTREALGQLDLPPVIPISYADVTDLARLVARDAPHQGLVIEVDPLESVYLGDLLQEEVDADSRRPLIVLDQVTDPHNIGAVLRSAAAFDAAAIITQDRHSPPESGVIARSASGALETVPWVRVVNLSRALEEIAEAQYWRIGLMGDTETTLGSTLDGSKVALVLGSEGDGMRHNVMEHCDVLARLPISPRMESLNISNAAAIALYAVATAGQ, from the coding sequence ATGCGACAATTTTCCCGTCACCGCCGCCCGCAGGGCCAGAGCACGCGCGGCCAGCCTATCCGCTTCTGGGGACGCCACGCCGTGCTGGCGGCGCTCGCCAATCCCGAACGCACCGTCAAGCGCATCTGGGGCACCCGCGAGGCGCTGGGCCAGCTCGACCTGCCGCCGGTGATTCCGATCAGCTATGCCGACGTCACCGACCTCGCGCGCCTCGTCGCGCGCGATGCGCCGCATCAGGGGCTGGTGATCGAGGTCGATCCGCTCGAAAGCGTCTATCTCGGCGATCTGCTGCAGGAAGAGGTCGATGCCGACAGCCGGCGCCCGCTGATCGTCCTCGATCAGGTCACCGATCCGCATAATATCGGCGCGGTGCTGCGCTCGGCCGCCGCCTTCGATGCCGCCGCGATCATCACGCAAGATCGCCATAGCCCGCCCGAAAGCGGCGTCATCGCCCGCTCGGCGTCGGGGGCGCTCGAAACCGTGCCGTGGGTGCGCGTCGTCAACCTGTCGCGCGCGCTCGAAGAGATTGCCGAGGCGCAATATTGGCGCATCGGGCTGATGGGCGATACCGAAACGACCCTCGGCTCGACGCTCGACGGCAGCAAGGTGGCGCTGGTGCTTGGCTCCGAAGGCGACGGCATGCGCCACAATGTCATGGAGCATTGCGACGTGCTGGCACGGCTGCCGATCTCGCCGCGGATGGAAAGCCTCAACATCTCGAACGCCGCCGCGATCGCGCTCTACGCGGTCGCCACGGCGGGGCAATAA
- a CDS encoding 2Fe-2S iron-sulfur cluster-binding protein: MAKLIVVTRDGTEHEIEGDTSLTVMENIRDAGFDELLALCGGCCSCATCHVHVEAGDKAAMPAMSEDENDLLDSTTDRDDNSRLSCQLPFSDALDGLRVRIAAED, translated from the coding sequence ATGGCCAAGCTGATTGTGGTGACGCGCGACGGGACCGAACATGAGATCGAGGGCGACACCAGCCTGACCGTGATGGAAAATATCCGCGACGCCGGCTTCGACGAACTGCTCGCGCTGTGTGGCGGCTGCTGTTCGTGCGCGACCTGCCACGTCCATGTCGAGGCGGGCGACAAGGCTGCGATGCCCGCGATGAGCGAGGACGAGAACGACCTGCTCGATTCGACGACCGACCGCGACGACAATTCGCGCCTGTCGTGCCAGCTCCCGTTCAGCGATGCGCTCGACGGCCTGCGCGTACGGATCGCCGCCGAGGACTGA
- a CDS encoding DNA-3-methyladenine glycosylase family protein: MGLSQQQLNAGIDALAALDTNFARAFGHAGYPEPRIRAPGYTTLLRTIVGQQVSVAAANSIWNKLEAGFGEGCPAEAVAAADFDALRACGLSGQKQGYAKSLAQLILDGELKFDALPADDEEAIALLTKVKGIGRWSAEIYLLFAEGRPDIWPAGDLAVQEAVGRILQLEARPSEKRVRELGEAWRPHRGAAAIFSWHCYNMDVI, encoded by the coding sequence ATGGGCCTGAGCCAGCAGCAGCTCAACGCCGGAATCGACGCCCTCGCGGCGCTCGATACCAATTTCGCGCGCGCGTTCGGCCATGCGGGCTATCCCGAACCGCGTATCCGCGCCCCGGGTTACACCACGCTTTTACGCACTATCGTCGGCCAGCAGGTCAGCGTCGCCGCCGCCAATTCGATCTGGAACAAGCTGGAAGCGGGTTTTGGCGAGGGTTGTCCGGCCGAAGCGGTGGCCGCCGCCGATTTCGATGCGCTGCGCGCGTGCGGCCTGTCCGGGCAGAAACAGGGCTATGCGAAAAGCCTCGCGCAATTGATCCTCGACGGCGAACTGAAATTCGACGCCCTGCCCGCCGACGACGAGGAAGCGATCGCCCTGCTCACCAAGGTCAAGGGCATCGGCCGCTGGTCGGCCGAAATCTACCTGCTCTTTGCCGAGGGACGCCCCGACATCTGGCCCGCGGGCGACCTTGCGGTACAGGAGGCGGTCGGCCGCATTCTCCAACTCGAAGCCCGGCCGAGCGAGAAACGGGTACGCGAGCTCGGCGAAGCCTGGCGCCCGCATCGCGGCGCCGCCGCCATCTTCAGTTGGCACTGTTATAATATGGATGTGATCTAG
- a CDS encoding ketosteroid isomerase-related protein, with the protein MTTTRDIVTTYYAAFNAGDSEAMLACLAEDVRHDVNQGDPRHGKALFREFNAHMAKCYREQLTDMVIFAEADRAAAEFIVNGTYLATDEGLPEANGQIYRLPGGAFLSVNADGLIDRVTTYYNLTDWMRQVGA; encoded by the coding sequence ATGACCACCACCCGCGATATCGTCACCACTTATTATGCGGCGTTCAACGCCGGCGACAGCGAAGCGATGCTCGCCTGTCTTGCCGAGGATGTCCGCCATGACGTCAACCAAGGCGATCCGCGCCACGGCAAGGCGCTGTTCCGCGAATTCAACGCGCATATGGCGAAATGCTATCGCGAACAGCTCACCGACATGGTGATCTTCGCCGAAGCCGACCGGGCCGCCGCCGAGTTCATCGTCAACGGCACCTATCTCGCCACCGACGAGGGACTGCCGGAGGCGAACGGCCAGATCTACCGCCTCCCCGGCGGCGCCTTCCTGTCGGTGAACGCCGACGGGCTGATCGACCGCGTCACCACCTATTACAACCTTACCGACTGGATGCGGCAGGTCGGCGCATGA
- a CDS encoding GNAT family N-acetyltransferase — MTVAVAPVTGAGLTDVIPALARLRITVFRDFPYLYDGAAAYEVDYLADFAAADGAVVVVARDGSEIVGAATAAPLAAQDDAWQAPLAAAGFDIARTFYFGESVLLGDYRGQGIGHAFFDHREAQARAEGAAHAAFCSVIRAADHPERPAAYRPLDAFWRGRGYAPLDGVTAWYEWKTIGSAKEERHQLQYWTRKL; from the coding sequence ATGACCGTCGCGGTCGCGCCGGTGACGGGCGCGGGACTGACCGACGTCATCCCCGCGCTTGCCCGGCTGCGCATTACGGTGTTTCGCGACTTTCCCTACCTCTATGACGGCGCCGCCGCCTATGAGGTCGATTATCTCGCCGATTTCGCCGCCGCCGACGGCGCGGTCGTCGTCGTCGCGCGCGACGGGTCGGAAATCGTCGGGGCCGCGACCGCCGCGCCGCTGGCGGCCCAGGACGACGCCTGGCAGGCGCCGCTCGCCGCGGCGGGTTTCGACATCGCCCGCACCTTCTACTTCGGCGAATCGGTACTGCTCGGGGATTATCGCGGTCAGGGCATCGGCCACGCCTTTTTCGATCACCGCGAAGCGCAGGCGCGTGCCGAGGGCGCCGCACACGCCGCCTTCTGCAGCGTCATCCGCGCCGCCGACCACCCCGAGCGCCCTGCAGCCTATCGCCCACTCGACGCTTTCTGGCGCGGCCGCGGCTATGCCCCGCTGGACGGCGTGACGGCGTGGTACGAGTGGAAGACTATTGGAAGTGCGAAGGAAGAGCGGCATCAGCTTCAGTACTGGACGCGGAAGCTCTGA
- a CDS encoding efflux transporter outer membrane subunit: MMIRNLFIGAGALALSACTVGPAYVSPTPAAPSQAPFLETGKSPAFTGDQPPGEWWSLFADPTLDALVEQALVANTDLRVAAANLAQARAVLRESRAGRLPTTSVGASGAYARQRNPLGPGTVEGESYDVGLDVGYQVDLFGRVGSAIRASRADAEAVQAAFDLTRITVAAETTRAYADVCSFNRQIAVAEETLRIQQQTFDLTRRLYEGGRATRLETGQAGALLEQTRATIPTLTAQRSAALYRLAVLTGKPPAEAPAAAVLACQAPPELDRPIPVGDGASLLARRPDIRRAERELAAASARVNVATADLYPSISLGGSIGSTADSISGLGKSDGFRFSLGPLISWNFPNMEVARSRLKQAEAGADAALAAFDGSWLSALEETESALAAYAGELDRLAALRRAANEAGEAARIARLRYEAGRENFQVVLDAERSLAQIQASIAQSEQQRATYLVSLFLALGGGWQDAAA, encoded by the coding sequence ATGATGATCCGTAACCTGTTCATCGGCGCGGGCGCGCTGGCGCTGTCGGCCTGCACGGTCGGCCCCGCCTATGTCTCGCCGACGCCGGCAGCGCCGTCGCAGGCGCCGTTCCTCGAAACCGGCAAGTCGCCGGCCTTCACCGGCGACCAGCCGCCGGGCGAATGGTGGAGCCTGTTCGCCGACCCGACGCTCGACGCGCTTGTCGAGCAGGCGCTCGTCGCCAACACCGACCTGCGCGTCGCCGCCGCCAATCTGGCGCAGGCGCGCGCGGTCCTGCGCGAATCGCGGGCCGGGCGGCTGCCCACGACCAGCGTCGGTGCCAGCGGCGCCTATGCGCGGCAGCGCAACCCGCTGGGGCCGGGGACGGTCGAGGGCGAAAGCTACGACGTCGGCCTCGACGTCGGTTATCAGGTCGACCTGTTCGGCCGCGTCGGCAGCGCGATCCGCGCCAGCCGTGCCGATGCCGAGGCGGTACAGGCCGCGTTCGACCTGACGCGCATCACCGTCGCCGCCGAAACGACGCGCGCTTATGCCGACGTCTGCTCGTTCAACCGCCAGATCGCGGTCGCCGAAGAAACGCTGCGTATCCAGCAGCAGACATTCGACCTGACGCGCCGCCTGTATGAAGGCGGCCGCGCGACGCGGCTCGAAACGGGGCAGGCGGGGGCGCTGCTCGAACAGACGCGCGCAACGATCCCGACGCTGACCGCCCAGCGGTCGGCGGCGCTTTACCGGCTCGCGGTGCTGACCGGCAAGCCACCGGCGGAGGCGCCCGCCGCGGCGGTTCTCGCCTGTCAGGCGCCGCCCGAACTCGACCGGCCGATTCCGGTCGGCGACGGTGCCTCGCTGCTCGCGCGCCGGCCCGACATCCGCCGCGCCGAACGCGAACTTGCCGCCGCATCGGCGCGGGTCAATGTCGCCACCGCCGACCTCTATCCGAGCATCAGCCTTGGTGGCTCGATCGGATCGACGGCGGATTCGATTTCGGGGCTCGGCAAGTCGGACGGCTTCCGTTTCTCGCTCGGGCCGCTGATTTCGTGGAACTTCCCCAATATGGAGGTTGCGCGGTCGCGGCTGAAGCAGGCCGAAGCGGGCGCCGACGCGGCGCTCGCGGCCTTCGACGGGAGCTGGCTGTCGGCGCTCGAGGAGACCGAAAGCGCGCTCGCCGCCTATGCCGGCGAACTCGACCGGCTCGCGGCGCTGCGCCGTGCGGCGAACGAGGCGGGCGAGGCGGCCCGGATCGCGCGGCTGCGCTATGAGGCGGGGCGTGAGAATTTTCAGGTCGTGCTCGACGCCGAACGCTCGCTGGCGCAGATTCAGGCGAGCATCGCCCAGTCCGAACAGCAACGTGCGACCTATCTCGTGTCGCTGTTCCTCGCGCTCGGCGGCGGCTGGCAGGACGCGGCTGCCTAA
- a CDS encoding efflux RND transporter permease subunit, with amino-acid sequence MNFSRFFVDRPIFAAVIAIFITLIGAFAYPQLPLAQYPEIAPPTISINAAYPGASPDTIAETVASTLEQEINGVENMLYIQSSSTQGAAQITVTFQPGTDLDAAQVLVQNRVALAEPRLPEQVRQIGVQVNKQESGFLMIVALKSTDPAIDIDYVGNYANSTLRDRLLRLEGVGGVQIFGGGFYSMRVWIDPDKAAARNMTATEIVAALQSQNVQVAGGSVGAPPYGKGNPAFELPVEVPGRLVTPEQFQNVVVKTDTTNGAITRLKDVARVELGAQDYGVRGVFNGQKGIGMAVIQQPGANALNAANLVLKEVQDASKDFPPGLEYEIPFNPTEYVQASVTAVQETLLEAIVLVVLVVLVFLQTWRAAIIPIVAIPVALVGTFAVQLALGFSINSLSLFALVLAVGIVVDDAIVVVEAVEKHIREGLTPREAAHRTMGEVSGALIAIGLVLVAVFVPTAFVPGIPGIFYQQFAVTIAAATVFSLLTSLTLSPAMAALFLKPHEEHHAEPKNPVMRFVRRAADKFNSGFDKLSDRYGRTTASLIRKTGMMLVIYAVLLAFTGWRLTATPTGFIPDQDQGVLIGVVQLPPGASLDRTSEVLARARTAVSGIDGVESIAAFSGLDGSSFSTASNAGTMFIRLKDWEERGKDLSAAALSGQLSGALANALPEANAFVIAPPAVQGLGNGNGFTMMLQARGGESYRELEQATMAMMGGAQQVPEVTQVFSLFNTGSPRIFAEVDRDKAQILGVDPTQVYSALGTYLASTYVNDFNFLGRTFRVTAQAEPSARSKIEDVGRLQVRSTSGEMVPLSSVATFRNDSGPTRVVRYNLFPAVELQGQAAPGVSSGAALTAMEGLAAKTLPAGFAYEWTGLAYQEKAAGSSAVLIFLLAVVFVFLVLAAQYESLPLPLAVILIVPMCILAAMLGVNLRGMDNNILTQVGLVVLIALAAKNAILIVEFAKQAEEQDGMSPLDAAVHAARSRLRPILMTSFAFIFGVIPLAIASGPGQEMRQALGTAVTFGMLGVTIFGLIFTPIFYVVCRKLGDRAKRLMGPRDKHKDTPLEAQ; translated from the coding sequence GTGAATTTCAGCCGCTTTTTCGTCGACCGCCCGATCTTCGCGGCGGTCATCGCGATCTTCATCACGCTGATCGGCGCCTTCGCCTATCCGCAGCTTCCGCTCGCCCAATATCCTGAGATCGCCCCGCCGACGATCAGCATCAACGCCGCCTATCCCGGCGCTTCGCCCGACACGATCGCCGAAACGGTCGCCTCGACGCTGGAGCAGGAGATCAACGGCGTCGAGAATATGCTGTATATCCAGTCGTCGTCAACGCAGGGGGCGGCGCAGATCACCGTCACCTTCCAGCCCGGCACTGATCTCGATGCCGCGCAGGTGCTGGTGCAGAACCGCGTCGCGCTCGCCGAACCGCGGCTGCCCGAACAGGTGCGCCAGATCGGCGTGCAGGTGAACAAGCAGGAATCGGGCTTCCTGATGATCGTCGCGCTGAAGTCGACCGATCCGGCGATCGATATCGATTATGTCGGCAACTATGCGAACTCGACGCTGCGCGACCGCCTGCTGCGGCTCGAGGGCGTCGGCGGCGTGCAGATTTTCGGCGGCGGCTTCTATTCGATGCGCGTCTGGATCGACCCCGACAAGGCAGCGGCGCGCAACATGACCGCGACCGAAATCGTCGCCGCGCTGCAGAGCCAGAACGTCCAGGTTGCCGGCGGCTCGGTCGGCGCGCCGCCCTATGGCAAGGGCAATCCTGCCTTCGAATTGCCGGTCGAAGTCCCCGGACGCCTCGTCACGCCCGAACAGTTCCAGAATGTCGTCGTCAAGACCGACACGACGAACGGCGCGATCACCCGCCTGAAGGACGTCGCGCGCGTCGAACTCGGCGCGCAGGACTATGGCGTGCGCGGCGTGTTCAACGGGCAAAAGGGCATCGGCATGGCGGTGATCCAACAGCCCGGCGCCAACGCGCTCAACGCCGCCAACCTGGTGCTCAAGGAAGTCCAGGACGCATCGAAGGATTTCCCGCCGGGACTCGAATATGAGATTCCGTTCAACCCGACCGAATATGTCCAGGCGTCGGTAACCGCGGTGCAGGAAACGCTGCTCGAGGCGATTGTGCTCGTCGTGCTCGTCGTGCTGGTGTTCCTCCAGACCTGGCGCGCCGCGATCATCCCGATCGTCGCGATTCCGGTCGCGCTCGTCGGCACCTTCGCGGTCCAACTCGCGCTCGGTTTCTCGATCAATTCGCTCTCGCTGTTTGCGCTGGTGCTCGCGGTCGGCATCGTCGTCGACGACGCGATCGTCGTCGTCGAGGCGGTCGAGAAACATATCCGCGAGGGGCTGACCCCGCGCGAGGCGGCGCACCGGACGATGGGCGAGGTGTCGGGCGCGCTGATCGCGATCGGGCTGGTGCTCGTCGCGGTGTTTGTGCCGACGGCCTTCGTTCCCGGCATTCCGGGCATTTTCTACCAGCAGTTCGCGGTGACGATTGCCGCGGCGACGGTCTTTTCGCTGCTGACTTCGCTGACCCTGTCGCCGGCGATGGCGGCATTGTTCCTGAAGCCGCACGAGGAGCATCATGCGGAGCCGAAGAACCCGGTGATGCGCTTCGTCCGCCGCGCCGCGGACAAGTTCAATAGCGGCTTCGACAAGCTGTCCGACCGCTATGGCCGCACGACGGCGTCGCTGATCCGCAAGACCGGGATGATGCTGGTTATCTATGCGGTGCTGCTCGCCTTCACCGGCTGGCGCCTGACCGCGACCCCGACGGGGTTCATCCCCGACCAGGATCAGGGCGTGCTGATCGGCGTCGTCCAGTTGCCGCCGGGCGCGTCGCTCGACCGCACGAGCGAGGTCTTGGCACGGGCGCGGACCGCTGTGTCGGGCATCGACGGGGTCGAGAGTATCGCCGCCTTTTCGGGGCTCGACGGGTCGAGTTTCTCGACCGCATCGAACGCCGGTACGATGTTCATCCGCCTGAAGGACTGGGAAGAACGCGGCAAGGATTTGAGCGCCGCAGCGCTGTCGGGACAGCTTTCGGGCGCGCTCGCCAATGCGCTCCCCGAAGCCAATGCCTTCGTCATCGCACCGCCCGCGGTGCAGGGTCTCGGCAACGGCAACGGTTTCACGATGATGCTGCAGGCGCGCGGCGGCGAAAGCTATCGCGAGCTCGAACAGGCCACGATGGCGATGATGGGCGGGGCGCAGCAGGTGCCCGAGGTGACGCAGGTCTTCTCGCTCTTCAACACCGGTAGCCCGCGCATCTTCGCCGAGGTTGACCGCGACAAGGCGCAGATCCTGGGCGTCGACCCGACGCAGGTCTACTCGGCGCTCGGCACCTATCTGGCGTCGACCTATGTCAACGACTTCAACTTCCTCGGCCGCACCTTCCGCGTGACCGCGCAGGCCGAACCGTCGGCGCGCAGCAAGATCGAGGACGTCGGCCGCCTGCAGGTGCGTTCGACGTCGGGCGAGATGGTGCCTTTGTCGTCGGTCGCGACCTTCCGCAACGACAGCGGGCCGACGCGCGTCGTGCGCTACAATCTGTTCCCTGCGGTCGAACTGCAGGGACAGGCGGCGCCGGGCGTCTCGTCGGGCGCGGCGCTGACCGCGATGGAAGGGCTGGCGGCGAAGACGCTGCCCGCTGGGTTCGCCTATGAATGGACCGGCCTCGCCTATCAGGAAAAGGCGGCGGGGAGCAGCGCGGTGCTGATCTTCCTGCTCGCGGTGGTGTTCGTCTTCCTCGTGCTTGCGGCGCAATATGAATCGCTGCCGCTGCCCCTCGCGGTCATCCTGATCGTGCCGATGTGTATCCTTGCGGCGATGCTCGGCGTGAACCTGCGCGGGATGGACAACAACATCCTGACGCAGGTCGGGCTGGTCGTGCTCATCGCGCTCGCCGCGAAGAATGCGATCCTGATCGTCGAATTCGCCAAGCAGGCCGAGGAACAGGACGGGATGAGCCCGCTCGACGCGGCGGTCCACGCGGCGCGCTCGCGTCTGCGGCCGATCCTGATGACCAGCTTTGCCTTCATCTTCGGCGTGATCCCGCTCGCGATTGCGAGCGGGCCGGGGCAGGAGATGCGGCAGGCGCTGGGCACCGCGGTGACCTTCGGCATGCTCGGAGTCACCATCTTCGGGCTGATCTTCACGCCGATCTTCTACGTCGTCTGCCGCAAGCTCGGCGACCGCGCGAAGCGGCTGATGGGACCGCGCGACAAACACAAAGATACGCCGCTGGAGGCGCAATGA